One region of Pseudomonas sp. B21-040 genomic DNA includes:
- a CDS encoding NAD-glutamate dehydrogenase: MAFFTAASKADFQHQLQAALAQHISEQALPQVALFAEQFFGIISLDELTQRRLSDLAGCTLSAWRLLERFDHAQPQVRVYNPDYERHGWQSTHTAVEVLHHDLPFLVDSVRTELNRRGYSIHTLQTTVLSVRRGSKGELLEILPKGTQGEGILQESLMYLEIDRCANTAELNVLSKELEQVLGEVRVAVADFEPMKAKVQEILTGLDNSQFAVDPEEKGEIKSFLEWLVGNHFTFLGYEEFVVRDEADGGHIVYDQDSFLGLTKLLRTGLTYDDLRIEDYAVNYLREPTLLSFAKAAHPSRVHRPAYPDYVSIREIDADGNVIKECRFMGLYTSSVYGESVRVIPYIRRKVEEIERRSGFQAKAHLGKELAQVVEVLPRDDLFQTPVDELFSTVMSIVQIQERNKIRVFLRKDPYGRFCYCLAYVPRDIYSTEVRQKIQQVLMDRLKASDCEFWTFFSESVLARVQLILRVDPKNRIDIDPLLLEKEVVQACRSWQDDYAALTVESFGEAHGTNVLADFPKGFPAGYRERFAAHSAVVDMQHLLSLSEKNPLVMSFYQPLGQVSGQRMLHCKLYHADTPLALSDVLPILENLGLRVLGEFPYRLRHTNGREFWIHDFAFTAAEGLELDIQQLNDTLQDAFVHIVRGDAENDAFNRLVLTAGLPWRDVALLRAYARYMKQIRLGFDLGYIASTLNNHTDIARELTRLFKTRFYLARKLSGDDLEDKQQRLEHAILSALDDVQVLNEDRILRRYLDLVKATLRTNFYQTDANGHNKSYFSFKFNPHQIPELPKPVPKFEIFVYSPRVEGVHLRFGNVARGGLRWSDREEDFRTEVLGLVKAQQVKNSVIVPVGAKGGFLPRRLPLGGSRDEIAAEGIACYRIFISGLLDITDNLKDGALVPPANVVRHDDDDPYLVVAADKGTATFSDIANGIAIDYGFWLGDAFASGGSAGYDHKKMGITAKGAWVGVQRHFRERGINVQKDSITVVGVGDMAGDVFGNGLLMSETLQLVAAFNHLHIFIDPNPEPASSFAERQRLFDLPRSAWSDYDTSIMSEGGGIFSRSAKSIAISPQMQERFDIQADKLTPTELLNALLKAPVDLLWNGGIGTYVKASSESHADVGDKANDALRVNGNELRCKVVGEGGNLGMTQLGRVEFGLNGGGSNTDFIDNAGGVDCSDHEVNIKILLNEVVQAGDMTDKQRNLLLASMTDEVGGLVLGNNYKQTQALSLAARRALPRIAEYKRLMNDLEGRGKLDRAIEFLPTEEAINERVAAGHGLTRAELSVLISYSKIDLKEQLLGSLVPDDDYLTRDMETAFPPTLVSKFSEAMRRHRLKREIVSTQIANDLVNHMGITFVQRLKESTGMSPANVAGAYVIVRDIFHLPHWFRQIEALDYQVSADVQLELMDELMRLGRRATRWFLRSRRNEQNAARDVAHFGPHLAALGLKLDELLEGPTREGWQTRYQAYVAAGVPELLARMVAGTTHLYTLLPIIEASDVTGQNAADVAKAYFAVGSALDITWYLQQISALPVENNWQALAREAFRDDVDWQQRAITISVLQQGDGTQDVETRLALWMEAHEGMIERWRAMLVEIRAASGTDYAMYAVANRELLDLALSGQAVVTTTAVASEELEPAA, translated from the coding sequence ATGGCGTTCTTCACCGCAGCCAGCAAAGCCGACTTCCAGCACCAACTGCAAGCGGCACTGGCACAGCACATCAGTGAACAGGCACTGCCACAAGTGGCGCTGTTCGCCGAACAATTCTTTGGCATCATTTCCCTGGACGAGCTGACCCAGCGTCGGTTGTCCGACCTCGCCGGCTGCACCCTTTCTGCGTGGCGCCTGCTTGAGCGCTTCGATCACGCTCAACCGCAAGTGCGCGTCTACAACCCTGACTACGAACGCCACGGCTGGCAGTCGACCCACACTGCGGTCGAAGTGCTGCACCACGACCTGCCATTCCTGGTGGACTCGGTGCGTACCGAGCTGAACCGTCGCGGCTACAGCATTCATACCCTGCAAACCACTGTGCTGAGCGTGCGTCGCGGCAGCAAGGGCGAATTGCTGGAAATCCTGCCCAAAGGCACCCAGGGCGAAGGCATTCTTCAAGAATCGCTGATGTACCTGGAAATCGACCGTTGCGCCAACACCGCCGAGCTCAATGTCCTGAGCAAAGAGCTGGAGCAGGTGCTGGGTGAAGTCCGCGTCGCGGTCGCCGATTTCGAGCCGATGAAAGCCAAGGTCCAGGAAATCCTGACCGGCCTGGACAACAGCCAGTTCGCTGTCGACCCGGAAGAAAAAGGCGAAATCAAAAGCTTCCTGGAATGGCTGGTGGGCAACCACTTCACGTTCCTGGGCTACGAAGAGTTCGTGGTGCGCGATGAAGCCGACGGCGGCCACATCGTCTACGACCAGGACTCCTTCCTGGGCTTGACCAAACTGCTGCGTACCGGCCTGACCTACGATGACCTGCGCATCGAAGACTACGCCGTGAACTACCTGCGCGAACCGACCCTGCTGTCCTTCGCCAAGGCCGCGCACCCAAGCCGTGTACACCGTCCGGCTTACCCGGATTACGTGTCGATCCGCGAAATCGACGCTGACGGCAATGTCATCAAGGAATGCCGTTTCATGGGCCTGTACACCTCCTCGGTGTATGGCGAGAGCGTGCGGGTCATTCCGTACATCCGTCGCAAGGTCGAGGAAATCGAACGCCGTTCCGGCTTCCAGGCCAAGGCCCACCTGGGCAAGGAACTGGCGCAGGTGGTCGAAGTACTGCCGCGCGATGACCTGTTCCAGACCCCGGTCGACGAACTGTTCAGCACCGTGATGTCGATCGTGCAGATCCAGGAACGCAACAAGATTCGCGTGTTCCTGCGCAAAGACCCGTACGGCCGTTTCTGCTACTGCCTGGCTTACGTGCCACGCGACATCTATTCCACCGAAGTGCGCCAGAAGATCCAGCAAGTGCTGATGGATCGCCTGAAAGCCTCGGACTGCGAATTCTGGACGTTCTTCTCCGAATCCGTGCTGGCTCGCGTACAGCTGATCCTGCGTGTCGACCCGAAAAACCGCATCGACATCGACCCGTTGCTGCTGGAAAAAGAAGTGGTGCAAGCCTGCCGCAGCTGGCAGGACGACTACGCCGCACTGACCGTCGAAAGCTTCGGCGAAGCCCACGGCACCAACGTGCTGGCCGACTTCCCGAAAGGCTTCCCGGCCGGTTATCGCGAGCGGTTTGCCGCTCACTCGGCTGTGGTCGACATGCAACACCTGCTGAGCCTGAGCGAAAAAAATCCACTGGTCATGAGCTTCTATCAGCCGCTGGGTCAGGTCTCCGGCCAGCGCATGCTGCATTGCAAGCTGTATCACGCCGATACGCCACTGGCGCTGTCCGACGTGCTGCCGATCCTGGAAAACCTCGGCCTGCGCGTGCTGGGTGAATTCCCGTATCGCCTGCGTCACACCAACGGTCGCGAGTTCTGGATTCACGACTTCGCGTTCACCGCTGCCGAAGGCCTGGAACTCGACATCCAGCAACTCAACGACACCTTGCAGGACGCGTTCGTCCACATCGTGCGTGGCGATGCCGAGAACGATGCGTTCAACCGTCTGGTACTGACCGCCGGCCTGCCGTGGCGCGATGTGGCGCTGCTGCGTGCTTACGCTCGCTACATGAAGCAGATCCGTCTGGGCTTCGACCTGGGCTACATCGCCAGCACCCTGAACAACCACACCGACATCGCTCGCGAGTTGACCCGGTTGTTCAAAACCCGTTTCTACCTGGCACGCAAGCTGTCCGGTGATGATCTGGAAGACAAGCAACAACGTCTGGAACACGCGATTCTGAGCGCACTGGACGACGTCCAGGTGCTGAACGAAGACCGCATCCTGCGTCGTTACCTGGACCTGGTCAAAGCCACTCTGCGCACCAACTTCTACCAGACTGACGCCAACGGCCATAACAAGTCGTACTTCAGCTTCAAGTTCAATCCGCACCAGATTCCAGAGCTGCCAAAGCCAGTACCGAAGTTCGAAATCTTCGTTTACTCGCCTCGCGTCGAAGGCGTGCACCTGCGCTTCGGCAACGTCGCTCGTGGTGGTCTGCGCTGGTCTGACCGTGAAGAAGACTTCCGCACCGAAGTCCTGGGCCTGGTAAAAGCCCAGCAAGTGAAGAACTCGGTCATCGTGCCGGTCGGCGCGAAGGGCGGCTTCCTGCCGCGTCGCCTGCCACTGGGCGGCAGCCGTGACGAGATCGCGGCCGAGGGTATCGCCTGCTACCGCATCTTCATTTCGGGTCTGTTGGACATCACCGACAACTTGAAGGACGGCGCGCTGGTTCCGCCGGCCAACGTCGTGCGTCATGACGACGATGACCCGTACCTGGTAGTCGCTGCGGACAAGGGCACTGCGACCTTCTCCGACATCGCCAACGGTATTGCCATCGACTACGGCTTCTGGCTCGGCGATGCATTCGCCTCGGGCGGCTCGGCCGGTTACGACCACAAGAAAATGGGCATCACCGCCAAGGGCGCGTGGGTTGGCGTGCAACGTCACTTCCGCGAACGCGGCATCAATGTTCAGAAAGACAGCATCACCGTGGTCGGTGTCGGCGACATGGCCGGTGACGTATTCGGTAACGGCCTGTTGATGTCCGAGACCCTGCAACTGGTGGCCGCATTCAACCACTTGCACATCTTCATCGACCCGAACCCGGAGCCTGCCAGCAGCTTCGCCGAGCGTCAGCGCCTGTTCGACCTGCCGCGTTCGGCCTGGTCGGATTACGACACCAGCATCATGTCCGAAGGCGGCGGGATCTTCTCCCGTAGCGCGAAGAGCATCGCGATCTCCCCGCAGATGCAAGAGCGTTTCGACATTCAGGCCGACAAGTTGACCCCGACCGAACTGCTCAATGCCTTGCTCAAGGCCCCGGTAGACCTGTTGTGGAACGGCGGCATCGGTACGTACGTCAAGGCCAGCAGCGAAAGCCACGCCGATGTCGGCGACAAGGCCAACGATGCACTGCGCGTGAACGGCAACGAACTGCGCTGCAAAGTTGTGGGCGAGGGCGGTAACCTGGGCATGACCCAACTGGGTCGTGTCGAGTTCGGCCTCAATGGCGGCGGTTCCAACACCGACTTCATCGACAACGCCGGTGGCGTGGATTGCTCCGACCACGAAGTGAACATCAAGATCCTGCTGAACGAAGTGGTTCAAGCCGGCGACATGACCGACAAGCAACGTAACCTGTTGCTGGCGAGCATGACCGACGAAGTCGGTGGCCTGGTGTTGGGCAACAACTACAAGCAGACTCAGGCCCTGTCCCTGGCGGCGCGTCGTGCCTTGCCGCGGATCGCTGAATACAAACGTCTGATGAACGATCTGGAAGGTCGCGGCAAGCTGGATCGCGCCATCGAGTTCCTGCCGACTGAAGAGGCCATCAACGAGCGCGTTGCGGCAGGCCATGGCCTGACCCGTGCCGAGCTGTCGGTGCTGATTTCGTACAGCAAGATCGACCTCAAGGAGCAGCTGCTGGGCTCCCTGGTGCCGGATGACGACTACCTGACCCGCGACATGGAAACCGCTTTCCCGCCGACGCTGGTGAGCAAGTTCTCCGAAGCCATGCGCCGTCACCGTCTGAAGCGCGAAATCGTCAGCACCCAGATCGCCAACGACCTGGTCAACCACATGGGCATCACCTTCGTTCAACGACTCAAAGAGTCGACCGGCATGAGCCCGGCGAACGTGGCCGGCGCCTACGTGATCGTGCGTGACATTTTCCACCTCCCGCACTGGTTCCGTCAGATCGAAGCCCTGGACTACCAGGTGTCGGCCGACGTTCAACTGGAGCTGATGGACGAGCTGATGCGTCTGGGCCGTCGCGCCACGCGCTGGTTCCTGCGCAGCCGTCGCAACGAGCAGAATGCCGCTCGTGACGTCGCGCACTTCGGTCCACATCTCGCAGCGCTGGGCCTCAAGCTCGACGAACTGCTGGAAGGCCCGACCCGCGAAGGCTGGCAGACCCGCTATCAGGCGTACGTCGCCGCTGGCGTTCCGGAGTTGTTGGCGCGCATGGTTGCAGGCACCACTCACCTGTACACCCTGTTGCCGATCATCGAAGCGTCGGATGTGACCGGTCAGAACGCAGCAGACGTGGCGAAGGCTTACTTCGCCGTCGGCAGCGCGCTGGACATCACCTGGTACCTGCAACAGATCAGCGCTCTGCCGGTTGAAAACAACTGGCAAGCCCTGGCCCGTGAAGCGTTCCGCGACGACGTCGACTGGCAGCAACGTGCGATCACCATCTCCGTCCTGCAACAGGGCGACGGCACTCAGGACGTGGAAACACGCCTGGC
- a CDS encoding MoxR family ATPase — protein MEHREALLALRTFLSTQILGQEKLIERLLIALLADGHMLVEGAPGLAKTKAIKELAEGIEAQFHRIQFTPDLLPADITGTEIYRPETGSFVFQQGPIFHNLVLADEINRAPAKVQSALLEAMAERQVSVGRSTYELSPLFLVMATQNPIEQEGTYPLPEAQLDRFLMHVKIGFPDATVERKILQQARGEALNGETKPERRVSQQAIFAARKEILGLYMADAVEEYLVQLVMATRNPGKFDPEMADWIAYGASPRGSIALDRCARAHAWLAGRDFVSPEDIQAVLFDVLRHRIILSFEAEAAGIDQDRVVQRILDVVAVA, from the coding sequence ATGGAACATCGTGAAGCGCTGCTCGCGCTGCGAACCTTTCTTTCAACGCAGATTCTCGGCCAGGAAAAACTCATCGAGCGCTTGCTCATCGCTTTGCTTGCCGACGGCCACATGCTGGTCGAGGGCGCCCCGGGCCTGGCCAAGACCAAGGCCATCAAAGAGCTTGCCGAAGGTATCGAAGCCCAGTTCCACCGCATCCAGTTCACCCCTGACTTGTTGCCTGCCGACATTACCGGCACGGAAATCTATCGCCCGGAAACCGGCAGCTTTGTGTTCCAGCAAGGCCCGATCTTCCACAACCTGGTACTGGCGGACGAAATCAACCGCGCCCCGGCCAAGGTTCAATCGGCGCTGCTCGAAGCCATGGCCGAACGTCAGGTCAGTGTCGGGCGCAGCACGTATGAGCTCTCGCCGCTGTTTCTGGTGATGGCGACGCAAAACCCGATTGAGCAGGAAGGCACCTACCCGCTGCCCGAAGCCCAGCTCGACCGCTTCCTGATGCACGTAAAAATCGGTTTCCCGGACGCAACGGTGGAACGCAAGATCCTGCAGCAGGCCCGTGGTGAAGCCCTGAACGGCGAAACCAAACCGGAACGCCGGGTCAGCCAGCAGGCGATCTTCGCCGCGCGCAAGGAAATCCTCGGTTTGTACATGGCCGACGCCGTGGAGGAATACCTGGTGCAACTGGTCATGGCCACGCGCAACCCTGGCAAGTTCGACCCGGAGATGGCCGACTGGATCGCCTACGGCGCCAGCCCTCGTGGATCTATCGCGCTGGACCGTTGCGCACGGGCTCACGCGTGGCTGGCCGGGCGCGACTTCGTCAGCCCTGAAGACATCCAGGCCGTGCTGTTTGACGTGTTGCGCCATCGCATCATCCTGTCCTTTGAAGCCGAAGCTGCTGGCATCGACCAGGACCGGGTGGTCCAGCGGATTCTCGACGTCGTAGCTGTCGCTTGA
- a CDS encoding DUF58 domain-containing protein: MNALAPPEPGIRVSLAELIEMRHRVREVQLFSTPSQRSPLIGLHHSKFRGRGVDFDQVRVYQAGDDVRTIDWRVTARTQEPHTKLFHEERERPIFIMVEQSCRLFFSSGLMFKSVLAAQAASLIGWAALGHNDRVGGLVFGDNEHYEIKPRRSKQSLLQLLNRLVRVNQSLHAETEQNRDSLNMALRRAREVLRPGSLVIVICDERALTEGSEQQLSLLSRHCDLLLLPLSDPLDHALPAAGLLRFAERGAQLELDTLNYDLRQTYRAQAEARIARWELLAQKLRVLLMPLSTQTEMVEQLREYLNPQKPGKGR, from the coding sequence ATGAACGCCCTTGCGCCGCCCGAGCCGGGCATCCGCGTCAGCCTCGCCGAGCTGATCGAGATGCGCCATCGCGTGCGTGAAGTGCAGTTGTTTTCCACGCCGAGCCAACGCAGCCCGCTGATCGGCCTGCACCACTCCAAGTTTCGTGGACGCGGTGTGGATTTCGACCAGGTGCGGGTTTATCAGGCCGGCGACGATGTGCGCACCATTGACTGGCGCGTGACGGCACGCACCCAGGAGCCCCACACCAAGCTGTTCCATGAAGAACGCGAACGGCCGATTTTTATCATGGTCGAGCAAAGCTGCCGGCTGTTCTTCAGCTCGGGCCTGATGTTCAAATCGGTCCTTGCCGCCCAGGCCGCCAGCCTGATCGGGTGGGCCGCACTGGGCCATAACGACCGGGTGGGCGGACTGGTGTTCGGCGACAACGAGCACTACGAAATCAAACCCCGGCGCAGCAAACAAAGCCTGCTGCAATTGCTCAACCGGCTGGTGCGGGTCAATCAATCGCTGCACGCCGAAACCGAGCAGAACCGTGATTCTTTGAACATGGCACTGCGTCGGGCGCGGGAAGTGTTGCGCCCCGGCAGTCTGGTTATCGTCATCTGCGACGAGCGCGCCCTGACCGAAGGCTCGGAACAACAACTGAGCCTGCTGTCGCGCCATTGCGACCTGTTGCTCCTGCCTTTGTCCGATCCACTGGACCATGCCCTGCCTGCCGCAGGCTTGCTGCGTTTTGCCGAACGTGGCGCGCAACTGGAGCTCGACACGCTCAATTACGACCTGCGCCAGACCTATCGCGCACAAGCCGAAGCGCGCATCGCTCGCTGGGAACTGCTTGCACAAAAACTGCGCGTCTTGTTGATGCCCTTAAGCACCCAGACCGAGATGGTCGAGCAACTGCGCGAATACCTGAACCCACAAAAACCGGGGAAAGGTCGATGA
- a CDS encoding DUF4381 domain-containing protein, translating into MSSLDQLQPLITPPPIEFWPPAPGWWLLLLLLPLIGVGLWRLRHVFARTQPVVRAEQPLDPVRVAALAELALMPKPYDGAPAGAWLQQLNGLLKRLCRNHYPYSQSHTLNGRKWLAFLDNRCPAAGLTRWMVLVEGAYKPECKLDDKAIAGLTQAVDTWIRKHV; encoded by the coding sequence ATGAGCAGTCTCGATCAACTGCAACCGCTGATTACCCCGCCACCCATCGAGTTCTGGCCACCCGCGCCGGGCTGGTGGTTATTACTTTTATTGCTGCCACTGATCGGCGTTGGCCTGTGGCGGTTGCGACACGTGTTTGCGCGCACACAGCCCGTCGTTCGCGCCGAACAGCCACTGGACCCGGTGCGTGTCGCTGCGCTGGCCGAACTGGCACTGATGCCCAAACCCTACGACGGTGCGCCGGCCGGTGCCTGGCTACAGCAACTCAATGGCTTGCTCAAGCGCCTGTGCCGCAACCATTACCCCTACAGCCAGAGCCACACCCTCAACGGGCGCAAATGGCTGGCGTTTCTCGACAACCGCTGCCCGGCTGCCGGCCTGACGCGCTGGATGGTCCTGGTCGAAGGTGCCTACAAACCCGAATGCAAACTCGACGACAAGGCCATCGCCGGCCTGACCCAAGCCGTCGACACCTGGATTCGCAAGCATGTTTGA
- a CDS encoding VWA domain-containing protein translates to MFEFAWPWIFALLPLPWLMRVLLPVADSGEPALKVSFLSDLEGLTRRRARANLPAWRQQAPFMLLWLLLLIAAARPQWLGEPLPIAASGRDLLVAVDVSGSMDFPDMQWQEEDVSRLSLVQHLLGDFLESRDGDRVGLILFGSQAYLQAPLTFDRHTVRVWLDEARIGIAGKNTAIGDAIGLALKRLRTRPAQSRVLILVTDGANNGGEIDPLTAARLAANEGVKIYPIGIGANPEESGTLGFLGINPSLDLDEPALQAIAQATGGQYFRAHDGNELQAIKDTLDKLEPVTQQPTQARPAQALYHWPLAMALLLSMLLVVRERWPDNPFLRLFTKDLFLHSPLPDWRQRLKRLRSRRRR, encoded by the coding sequence ATGTTTGAGTTCGCCTGGCCGTGGATTTTTGCCTTGCTGCCCCTGCCTTGGCTGATGCGCGTGTTGCTGCCGGTCGCCGACAGCGGCGAGCCGGCACTTAAAGTCAGTTTCCTCAGCGACCTCGAAGGCCTCACTCGACGCCGCGCCCGGGCGAATCTGCCGGCCTGGCGTCAACAGGCACCGTTCATGCTGCTGTGGCTGTTGCTGCTGATCGCCGCCGCGCGCCCGCAATGGCTCGGCGAGCCGCTGCCGATTGCCGCCAGTGGCCGCGACTTGCTGGTGGCGGTGGACGTGTCCGGCTCGATGGATTTCCCCGACATGCAGTGGCAGGAGGAAGACGTCAGCCGTTTGAGCCTCGTGCAGCATTTACTCGGTGATTTCCTGGAAAGCCGCGATGGCGATCGGGTCGGTCTGATTCTGTTTGGCAGCCAGGCCTACCTGCAAGCCCCGCTGACCTTCGACCGGCACACCGTGCGGGTCTGGCTCGACGAAGCGCGCATCGGCATCGCTGGCAAGAACACCGCCATCGGCGACGCCATTGGCCTGGCCCTTAAACGCCTGCGCACACGTCCGGCACAGAGCCGTGTGCTGATTCTGGTCACCGACGGCGCCAACAACGGAGGCGAAATCGACCCATTGACTGCTGCGCGGCTGGCGGCAAACGAAGGGGTAAAAATCTACCCGATCGGCATTGGTGCCAACCCGGAAGAAAGCGGCACGCTGGGCTTTCTGGGCATCAACCCGAGCCTGGACCTCGACGAACCGGCCCTGCAAGCCATCGCCCAAGCCACCGGCGGTCAATACTTCCGTGCCCATGACGGCAACGAACTGCAAGCCATCAAGGACACCCTGGACAAACTCGAACCGGTGACGCAACAACCCACCCAGGCCCGTCCGGCGCAGGCGTTGTATCACTGGCCGCTGGCGATGGCGTTGCTGTTGAGCATGTTGTTGGTGGTGCGCGAACGCTGGCCGGATAACCCGTTTCTACGCTTGTTTACCAAGGATCTGTTCTTGCACTCGCCACTGCCTGACTGGCGTCAGCGTCTCAAACGCCTGCGCTCGCGGAGACGCCGATGA
- a CDS encoding tetratricopeptide repeat protein, producing MSALWPFWFRPWWLLLLPILGWLLWQLWHRQKRAGRWQMILPPAFHAALLSGGNGRDSKLPWVVLGLAWMLTVLALLGPSWQRVEQASQKPADPLVVVLELTPEMLATDVAPNRLEQARRKLLDLLQVRSDAQTAIVVYAGSAHTLVPLSDDLSTSRNLLDALKPSLMPEAGHRADLAVNKALALLSQGALGDGRILLIGSTLTERERQGIRQALAGHSTQFLMLGIGTAEGAPVAQEDGSFLKDSDGAILVPRLDTPNLKAFASDLGGEYRQARLDDSDLRALGLLDGPRALRNDGQTLRLDTWADQGYWLLLPLLLLAACAGRRGWLFCLPLLLMLPQPSYAFDFQDLWLRPDQRGLHLLNQDHPARAAQYFQDPQWQGVALYEAGDYSGAAQRFAQGNDAHAHYNRGNALAKSGELEAALDAYEQALELQPDLRPALTNKALVESLLKQKNTPAPVEPETSDDSEAQNAEQEQPGAATQPTSNGEPQTDAQPATAETEQQTTTPPKPGGNEVPGNELADEQSTKPPPRPTSDTLQGEQLQALEQWLRKIPDDPGELLRRKFWYEQQQHQDQGKTR from the coding sequence ATGAGCGCGCTCTGGCCTTTCTGGTTCCGCCCATGGTGGCTGTTGCTGTTGCCGATATTGGGCTGGTTGCTGTGGCAACTCTGGCACCGGCAAAAACGTGCCGGGCGCTGGCAGATGATTCTGCCGCCGGCCTTCCATGCCGCCCTGCTCAGTGGCGGCAACGGACGCGACAGCAAACTGCCATGGGTGGTCCTCGGACTGGCCTGGATGTTGACCGTACTGGCACTGCTGGGGCCGAGCTGGCAACGGGTCGAACAAGCCAGTCAGAAACCTGCCGACCCGCTGGTGGTGGTGCTTGAACTGACCCCGGAAATGCTCGCCACCGACGTGGCGCCGAACCGGCTTGAACAGGCACGACGCAAGCTGCTCGACCTGCTGCAAGTGCGCAGCGACGCCCAGACCGCCATCGTCGTCTACGCCGGCAGCGCCCACACGTTGGTGCCGTTGTCGGATGACCTGTCGACCAGCCGCAACCTGCTGGACGCGCTGAAACCTTCACTGATGCCCGAAGCCGGCCATCGCGCCGATCTCGCGGTAAACAAAGCCCTTGCATTGCTGAGCCAGGGCGCCTTGGGCGACGGGCGGATTTTGCTGATCGGCTCGACCCTGACCGAACGGGAACGCCAAGGTATTCGTCAGGCACTGGCGGGGCACTCGACGCAGTTTTTGATGCTGGGCATTGGCACCGCCGAAGGTGCACCAGTCGCTCAGGAGGACGGCAGCTTCCTCAAGGACAGTGACGGCGCGATTCTGGTGCCACGCCTGGACACCCCCAACCTGAAAGCCTTTGCCAGCGATCTCGGCGGAGAGTATCGCCAGGCGCGTCTGGATGATTCAGACCTGCGCGCACTGGGCCTGCTCGATGGCCCGCGTGCGCTGCGCAACGACGGGCAAACGCTGCGACTGGACACTTGGGCCGACCAGGGTTACTGGCTGTTGCTACCACTGTTGCTGTTGGCGGCCTGTGCCGGACGGCGCGGCTGGCTGTTCTGCCTGCCATTGCTGTTGATGCTGCCGCAACCGAGTTATGCCTTCGACTTCCAGGACTTGTGGTTGCGCCCGGATCAACGGGGTCTGCACCTGCTCAACCAAGACCACCCGGCCAGGGCGGCACAGTATTTTCAGGACCCGCAGTGGCAAGGTGTGGCGCTGTATGAAGCCGGCGACTACAGTGGCGCCGCCCAGCGGTTCGCCCAAGGCAATGATGCCCATGCCCACTACAATCGTGGCAACGCCCTGGCCAAAAGCGGTGAGCTGGAAGCCGCGCTGGATGCCTACGAACAGGCGCTGGAACTTCAACCGGATTTGCGTCCGGCCTTGACCAACAAGGCGTTGGTGGAAAGTCTGCTGAAGCAGAAAAACACCCCAGCGCCCGTGGAGCCGGAAACCAGCGACGACAGCGAGGCGCAAAACGCCGAGCAGGAGCAGCCAGGCGCCGCCACGCAACCGACGAGCAATGGTGAACCGCAAACTGACGCACAACCGGCCACCGCGGAGACCGAACAACAGACCACCACGCCGCCGAAACCCGGCGGCAATGAAGTCCCGGGCAACGAGTTGGCCGACGAGCAAAGCACCAAACCGCCACCGCGCCCGACCAGCGACACGCTCCAGGGCGAGCAGCTTCAGGCGCTGGAGCAATGGTTACGCAAGATCCCGGATGATCCGGGTGAATTGCTCAGGCGCAAATTCTGGTACGAACAGCAACAACATCAGGATCAGGGAAAAACTCGATGA